A region of Emys orbicularis isolate rEmyOrb1 chromosome 20, rEmyOrb1.hap1, whole genome shotgun sequence DNA encodes the following proteins:
- the LOC135892676 gene encoding phospholipase A2 inhibitor and Ly6/PLAUR domain-containing protein-like, which yields MEASLAICILAALLATGAGLRCEVCDGSGTTCTGDLDTCRNREDSCGITLTEDTAAGRKTQNVLKSCLSPSQCKAGAISMNFGTAKARRMSITCCQTDSCTPDSVKVPPADTEPNGRRCRGCYAMSTDHCHEQTIACTGAETQCLDVAGPLKSGGNTTEIIMKGCVTVSVCSQINAGSGTFLGIRGDLPKHTCRAATSAAGTALGPAGLLLPALTGLLLLKFLS from the exons ATGGAGGCTTCTCTTGCCATCTGCATCCTCGCTGCTCTCCTGGCTACGG GGGCCGGTCTGCGGTGTGAGGTTTGCGATGGATCAGGAACCACCTGCACGGGCGATCTAGATACCTGCCGAAATAGGGAAGACTCTTGTGGCATCACTCTGACAGAAGACACAGCAG CGGGAAGGAAGACCCAGAACGTTCTCAAGAGCTGTTTGTCACCCAGCCAATGTAAAGCTGGAGCCATCTCTATGAATTTTGGGACGGCAAAGGCCAGAAGGATGAGCATCACCTGCTGCCAGACAGACAGCTGCACACCGGACTCTGTTAAAG tGCCCCCAGCTGACACCGAACCCAACGGCCGGCGCTGCCGTGGCTGCTACGCTATGTCCACTGATCACTGCCATGAACAGACCATAGCGTGTACTGGAGCCGAGACCCAATGTTTGGACGTCGCCGGGCCCCTAAAATCTG gtGGAAATACCACTGAGATCATCATGAAGGGCTGCGTCACCGTGTCCGTGTGCTCCCAGATAAATGCAGGTTCTGGGACCTTCCTGGGGATCCGTGGAGATCTACCCAAGCACACATGCAGAGCAGCTACCAGCGCAGCCGGCACAGCTCTGGGACCAGCCGGGCTCCTTCTTCCCGCCCTCACTGGGCTCCTCCTGCTGAAATTTCTCTCCTGA